Proteins from a genomic interval of Verrucomicrobium sp.:
- a CDS encoding copper oxidase, producing MKMTRRDLLSAAALSGAAGALAWMGRTPPARAAALAGEPAPHVPVETLNGTSLPWTWEDGVKVFRLTAEPVEHEFAPGMKAHCWGYNGRTPGPTLEAVEGDRVRILVTNRLPEPTTIHWHGLLVPNGMDGVGGLTQPHIAPGETYAYEFTLRQHGTFMYHPHSDEMVQMALGMMGFFIVHPQASPEPPADRDFAFFLMEWAVEPGTFTPNPNVMTDFNLFTLNSRAYPGTAPMVVRKGQRVRIRLANLSMDSHPLHIHGHNYWVTATDAGPIPPGARWPETSVSVPVGTTRTVEFTADNPGDWAFHCHKAHHTMNAMRHDLPNLIGVDQGAVRNLQRLLPGYMPMGKDGMAEMAEMGMPGPANTLPMMAGEGPFGPIQMGGMFTLLKVRENLESYADPGWYAHPPGTVARKVG from the coding sequence ATGAAAATGACCCGCCGCGACCTCCTGTCCGCCGCCGCCCTTTCCGGCGCGGCGGGCGCCCTGGCCTGGATGGGAAGGACGCCCCCCGCCCGCGCCGCCGCGCTGGCCGGGGAACCCGCGCCCCACGTGCCGGTCGAGACCCTCAACGGCACCTCCCTCCCCTGGACCTGGGAAGACGGCGTGAAAGTCTTCCGCCTGACCGCCGAGCCGGTCGAGCACGAGTTCGCCCCCGGCATGAAGGCCCACTGCTGGGGCTACAACGGCCGGACTCCCGGCCCCACCCTGGAGGCGGTGGAGGGCGACCGCGTCCGCATCCTGGTCACCAACCGCCTGCCGGAGCCGACGACGATCCATTGGCACGGCCTCCTGGTCCCCAACGGCATGGACGGCGTCGGCGGACTCACCCAGCCCCACATCGCGCCGGGGGAGACCTACGCCTACGAGTTCACCCTGCGGCAGCACGGCACCTTCATGTACCACCCCCACTCGGACGAGATGGTCCAGATGGCCCTGGGCATGATGGGCTTCTTCATCGTCCACCCGCAGGCTTCTCCCGAGCCTCCGGCTGACCGCGACTTCGCCTTCTTCCTCATGGAATGGGCCGTGGAGCCCGGCACCTTCACGCCCAACCCGAACGTGATGACCGACTTCAACCTCTTCACCCTCAACAGCCGCGCCTATCCCGGCACCGCGCCGATGGTCGTGCGCAAGGGCCAGCGCGTCCGCATCCGCCTGGCCAACCTGAGCATGGACAGCCACCCCCTCCACATCCACGGCCACAACTATTGGGTGACGGCCACGGACGCCGGACCCATCCCGCCCGGCGCCCGCTGGCCGGAGACCTCCGTCAGCGTCCCCGTCGGCACCACGCGCACCGTCGAGTTCACCGCCGACAATCCCGGCGACTGGGCCTTCCACTGCCACAAGGCCCACCACACCATGAACGCCATGCGGCACGACCTGCCGAACCTCATCGGCGTCGACCAGGGGGCGGTCCGGAACCTCCAGCGGCTCCTGCCGGGCTACATGCCGATGGGAAAGGACGGCATGGCCGAAATGGCCGAGATGGGCATGCCCGGCCCCGCCAACACCCTGCCGATGATGGCGGGGGAAGGGCCCTTCGGCCCCATCCAGATGGGAGGGATGTTCACCCTGCTCAAGGTGCGGGAAAACCTGGAAAGCTACGCCGACCCCGGTTGGTACGCCCACCCGCCGGGCACCGTCGCCCGAAAGGTCGGCTAA
- a CDS encoding TolC family protein, which yields MRAMPLLAGAALAFLLAGCASVDPAPARRAVEADVSARLDRPIAWEQGGPDDRRADAAFSRLLAGPLTADAAVEVALLHNPGLRAAFEEIGVSQADLVQAGLLRNPVFFASARFPDRPPLAGDIELAVTQDFLDLLMKPLQKRMASLELAETKARVGHEALQLAADVRAASARYQARLQQLRRVRLAAETLEAAGDLAAAQEKAGTLSELDAALRAAAGQQAAAETAEAEIDAARDREALNRLMGLEPERTGWTMAETLPPLPPTDPPVTALEARALRERLDLEAAGLRVALLEKALSLKKGTALLPAGVNVGVDSERNPDGSRVTGPTLELQLPLFDQGQASVARLEALLRQAEDRRERLRVDAASAVREAWTAMRAKRRLAETYRRTLLPQREKILRLSQAQYNYMLKSPYDLLEARRAEAETERRALELERDYWIERARLQAAVGGGLNPTPKARS from the coding sequence ATGCGCGCGATGCCCCTCCTTGCGGGGGCGGCGCTGGCCTTCCTTCTGGCCGGCTGCGCCTCCGTCGATCCCGCTCCCGCCCGCCGCGCGGTGGAGGCCGACGTTTCCGCCCGCCTGGACCGGCCCATCGCCTGGGAGCAGGGCGGCCCGGACGACCGCCGGGCCGACGCCGCCTTCTCCCGCCTCCTGGCGGGCCCCCTGACCGCCGACGCGGCGGTGGAAGTCGCCCTCCTGCACAATCCGGGGCTGCGCGCCGCTTTCGAGGAGATCGGCGTCTCCCAGGCCGACCTCGTCCAGGCGGGCCTCCTCAGAAATCCCGTCTTCTTCGCCAGCGCCCGCTTCCCCGACCGTCCCCCCCTGGCGGGAGATATCGAGCTGGCCGTTACGCAGGACTTCCTCGACCTCCTCATGAAGCCCCTGCAGAAGCGCATGGCGTCCCTGGAATTGGCGGAGACCAAGGCCCGCGTCGGCCACGAGGCCCTCCAGCTCGCCGCCGACGTCCGGGCCGCCAGCGCCCGCTACCAGGCCCGCCTCCAGCAGCTCCGGCGCGTCCGCCTGGCCGCCGAAACGCTGGAAGCCGCGGGCGACCTGGCCGCCGCGCAGGAAAAGGCCGGGACGCTCAGCGAGCTGGACGCCGCCCTGCGCGCCGCCGCCGGCCAGCAGGCCGCCGCCGAGACGGCCGAGGCGGAGATCGACGCCGCGCGGGACCGGGAAGCCCTCAACCGCCTCATGGGCCTGGAGCCGGAGCGCACCGGCTGGACGATGGCCGAAACCCTGCCGCCCTTGCCCCCCACCGATCCTCCCGTGACGGCGCTGGAAGCGCGGGCCCTGCGCGAGCGGCTCGACCTGGAAGCGGCAGGCCTCCGCGTCGCCCTCCTGGAAAAGGCCCTCTCCCTCAAGAAAGGGACCGCCCTCTTGCCCGCGGGCGTCAACGTCGGCGTCGACTCGGAGCGCAACCCGGACGGCTCCCGCGTCACCGGCCCGACCCTGGAACTCCAGCTCCCCCTCTTCGACCAGGGCCAGGCCTCCGTGGCGCGGCTGGAGGCGCTCCTGCGCCAGGCGGAAGACCGGCGCGAGCGCCTCCGCGTCGACGCCGCCTCCGCCGTACGGGAGGCCTGGACGGCGATGCGGGCCAAGCGGCGGCTGGCCGAAACCTACCGCCGCACCCTCCTGCCCCAGCGGGAAAAAATCCTCCGCCTCTCCCAGGCCCAGTACAACTACATGCTGAAGAGCCCCTACGACCTCCTGGAAGCCCGGCGGGCCGAAGCGGAGACGGAGCGCCGCGCCCTGGAGCTGGAGCGGGACTACTGGATCGAGCGCGCCCGGCTCCAAGCCGCCGTGGGCGGCGGCCTGAACCCCACCCCGAAAGCCCGCTCATGA
- a CDS encoding TonB-dependent receptor — MQAICAILTLLLLVPALRAAQEAAPADAAAAGSPTNAPQLETVTVVGTLDEARQRIVPNTGATVYTVTQDQIQNQSRGDNVSLNQLLLRFPGVTQDTSSDGGLHVRDEHGNVQYRINDVLIPEGITGFGSEFDTRFADRVDLITGSLPAQYGFRTTGIIDIHTKSGAFDPGGDVEMYGGSHETTRPSFEYGGTQGKWDYYVSGSYLQNTMGIENPSNGTSNPHDDTDQYRGFLYASYLIDSTSRLSFLAGESYNHYQIPSAAGQAAATDGAGNPFPGLPAFVDSSRLQNTQDEQNNYEVVAYQKTDGDFDYQLALFNRYSNIFYRPDTTGNLYVNGVSGSQDRSLMSQGLQFDGSWQVADDHTLRSGLMLDAQGAQQSSTTYVFPVDGSGAATGGAFGVPAGDYEAAYMYGFYLQDEWRITKELTLNYGGRFDLYQNGEIHQNQISPRINGTYQLDTDTAFHAGYASYFTPPSLENAPPSASALFAGTDNAATDGLPNDPVKAERDHYFDIGVTHRFTKEYQVGLDAYYKIAQNQLDDGQFGAAPILTQFNYRRAEITGVELSQTYEQKGFSAFANLAVEQARGTGVNSAQSLLFSADDYNYINANSIYLDHNQTFTGSVGASYLINETRPYVEIVCGSGLRADRVYADGSTIPNGDSIPAYDNVNIGFTQTFGFLGCKNLKARFDIVNLFDQVYYLRGDSGVGVFNAEYGARRTFYAGVTYSF, encoded by the coding sequence ATGCAAGCGATTTGCGCGATTCTCACCCTCCTCCTCCTGGTCCCCGCCCTGCGCGCCGCGCAGGAAGCGGCCCCGGCCGACGCCGCCGCGGCCGGAAGCCCCACGAACGCGCCGCAGCTGGAGACGGTCACCGTCGTCGGCACGCTGGACGAGGCCCGGCAGCGGATCGTCCCCAACACCGGGGCCACGGTCTACACCGTCACCCAGGACCAGATCCAGAACCAGTCCCGCGGGGACAACGTCTCCCTAAACCAGCTCCTCCTGCGCTTCCCCGGCGTGACGCAGGACACCTCCTCCGACGGCGGGCTCCACGTCCGCGACGAGCACGGCAACGTCCAATACCGAATCAACGACGTCCTCATCCCGGAGGGAATCACCGGCTTCGGCTCGGAGTTCGACACCCGCTTCGCCGACCGCGTCGACCTCATCACCGGCTCCCTCCCCGCCCAATACGGCTTCCGCACCACCGGCATCATCGACATCCACACGAAGAGCGGCGCCTTCGACCCCGGCGGCGACGTGGAAATGTACGGCGGCAGCCATGAAACAACCCGCCCCAGCTTCGAATACGGCGGCACGCAGGGAAAATGGGACTACTACGTCTCCGGCAGCTACCTGCAGAACACCATGGGCATCGAAAACCCCTCCAACGGCACCAGCAACCCCCACGACGACACCGACCAATACCGCGGCTTCCTCTACGCCTCCTACCTCATCGACTCGACCAGCCGCCTCAGCTTCCTGGCCGGGGAATCCTACAACCACTACCAGATCCCCAGCGCCGCCGGGCAGGCCGCGGCGACCGACGGCGCGGGAAACCCCTTCCCCGGGCTCCCCGCCTTCGTCGACTCCTCCCGCCTGCAGAACACCCAGGACGAGCAGAACAACTACGAAGTCGTCGCCTACCAGAAAACGGACGGGGACTTTGACTACCAGCTGGCCCTCTTCAACCGCTACAGCAACATCTTCTACCGCCCGGACACCACCGGGAACCTCTACGTCAACGGCGTCTCCGGCAGCCAGGACCGCAGCCTCATGTCCCAGGGCCTCCAGTTCGACGGCAGCTGGCAGGTGGCGGACGACCACACCCTGCGCAGCGGCCTGATGCTCGACGCCCAGGGAGCGCAGCAGAGCAGCACCACCTACGTCTTCCCCGTCGACGGCTCCGGGGCGGCCACCGGCGGCGCCTTCGGCGTCCCCGCGGGCGACTACGAGGCGGCCTACATGTACGGCTTCTACCTGCAGGACGAATGGCGCATCACCAAGGAGCTGACCCTCAACTACGGCGGCCGCTTCGACCTCTACCAAAACGGGGAAATCCACCAGAACCAGATCAGCCCCCGCATAAACGGCACCTACCAGCTGGACACGGACACCGCCTTCCACGCCGGCTACGCCAGCTACTTCACCCCGCCCTCCCTGGAAAACGCCCCGCCGTCCGCCTCCGCCCTCTTCGCCGGGACGGACAACGCCGCCACCGACGGCCTGCCGAACGACCCCGTCAAGGCGGAGCGGGACCACTACTTCGACATCGGCGTCACCCACCGCTTCACGAAGGAATACCAGGTCGGCCTCGACGCCTACTACAAGATCGCCCAGAACCAGCTGGACGACGGCCAGTTCGGCGCCGCCCCCATCCTCACCCAGTTCAACTACCGCCGCGCGGAAATCACCGGCGTGGAACTGAGCCAGACCTACGAGCAGAAGGGCTTCTCCGCCTTCGCCAACCTGGCGGTGGAACAGGCGCGCGGCACCGGGGTCAACTCCGCCCAATCCCTCCTCTTCAGCGCGGACGACTACAACTACATCAACGCCAACTCCATCTACCTGGACCACAACCAGACCTTCACCGGCTCCGTCGGCGCCTCCTACCTCATCAACGAAACGCGCCCCTACGTCGAGATCGTCTGCGGCAGCGGCCTGCGCGCCGACCGCGTCTACGCGGACGGCTCCACCATCCCCAACGGGGACAGCATCCCCGCCTACGACAACGTCAACATCGGCTTCACCCAGACCTTCGGCTTCCTGGGCTGCAAGAACCTCAAGGCCCGCTTCGACATCGTGAACCTCTTCGACCAGGTCTACTACCTGCGGGGAGACAGCGGCGTGGGCGTCTTCAACGCCGAATACGGCGCGCGGCGCACCTTCTACGCCGGGGTCACCTACTCTTTCTAA
- a CDS encoding periplasmic heavy metal sensor, with the protein MNGKVFGRIALLLVLVALVAAGSAWLTGRCQREAASDSHAALHRRLHVTPEQERRLEPVESRFAVQRESGAAAIAAANRELARALLEDRGDSPRVRAAVGKIHAAMGDLQQATLDHLFAMKGVLTPEQYDALLRLTASGLSSCCAP; encoded by the coding sequence ATGAATGGGAAGGTTTTCGGGCGCATCGCCCTGCTGCTGGTTTTGGTGGCCCTGGTGGCGGCGGGCAGCGCGTGGCTGACCGGGCGCTGCCAGAGGGAGGCGGCTTCTGATTCCCACGCCGCCCTGCACCGGCGGCTTCACGTGACCCCGGAGCAGGAGAGGCGGCTGGAGCCGGTGGAGTCCCGCTTTGCCGTCCAACGGGAAAGCGGCGCGGCGGCCATCGCGGCGGCCAACCGGGAACTGGCCCGCGCGCTGTTGGAGGACCGGGGGGATTCCCCGCGCGTCCGCGCGGCGGTGGGGAAGATCCACGCCGCCATGGGCGACCTGCAACAGGCGACCTTGGACCACCTCTTCGCCATGAAGGGGGTGCTGACGCCGGAGCAGTATGACGCGCTGCTCCGGCTGACGGCCTCCGGCCTTTCTTCCTGTTGCGCCCCGTGA
- a CDS encoding RNA polymerase sigma factor, whose translation MSGDPDLPLVQALQAGRDEALDLLMERHQEAVFRFIRRSVWNEADARELAQETFVRAYFHIGRFRPRAPFLSWLFRIAANLCRDRARSKAYRQARRTEALPEGREVPARMEEEKPELEALRAAIAALPAGLREPLVLTALEGLSQEEAGRRLGLSARAVENRARRARARLLRRLG comes from the coding sequence GTGAGCGGCGATCCGGACCTGCCCCTGGTCCAGGCCCTCCAGGCGGGCCGGGACGAGGCGCTCGACCTCCTCATGGAGCGGCACCAGGAGGCGGTCTTCCGCTTCATCCGCCGCTCCGTTTGGAACGAGGCCGACGCGCGGGAGCTGGCGCAGGAAACCTTTGTCCGGGCCTACTTCCACATCGGCCGCTTCCGGCCGCGCGCGCCGTTTCTTTCCTGGCTCTTCCGCATCGCGGCGAACCTGTGCCGGGACCGCGCCCGCAGCAAGGCCTACCGCCAGGCGCGGCGGACCGAAGCCCTGCCGGAAGGCCGGGAGGTGCCCGCCCGCATGGAGGAGGAAAAGCCGGAGCTGGAAGCCCTCCGCGCGGCGATCGCCGCCCTGCCCGCCGGGCTGCGGGAGCCGCTGGTCCTCACCGCTCTGGAGGGGCTTTCCCAGGAGGAGGCGGGCCGCCGCCTGGGCCTGAGCGCGCGGGCGGTGGAGAACCGGGCGCGCCGGGCCCGCGCGCGGCTGCTGCGGAGGCTGGGCTGA
- a CDS encoding rhomboid family intramembrane serine protease, whose translation MAVWAPSDDDPLFRVQGHPVRVTESLLFLYVAMWVALALCRSAHTEGWLVTYLPLSTPAVLGRGQVWQTLTYPFINPLSLGFAIEMLMLFWFGREVERAVGRRAFAFLYGGLVFFPALLLLGASLALRQPIYYAGSYNVHFALFISYALLFPNGPVFFGLAAKWVALITFSLIALIDVADHRWVDLAALSAGVGAAAFAIKVPFVSEILEWFRLRRDRRAFAAQQKKQAEQKLLEDRRHQSIDPILEKISRHGIQSLTREERLVLERARLELIKRDAKR comes from the coding sequence ATGGCGGTCTGGGCTCCTTCCGACGACGACCCGCTCTTCCGGGTACAGGGACATCCCGTCCGCGTCACGGAATCCCTCCTCTTTCTTTACGTCGCCATGTGGGTGGCGCTGGCCCTCTGCCGCAGCGCCCACACGGAAGGATGGCTCGTCACCTACCTGCCCCTCTCCACCCCCGCCGTCCTGGGCCGCGGCCAGGTCTGGCAAACCCTCACCTACCCCTTCATCAACCCCCTGAGCCTTGGCTTCGCCATCGAGATGCTGATGCTCTTCTGGTTCGGCCGGGAGGTGGAGCGGGCGGTGGGCCGCCGCGCCTTCGCCTTCCTCTACGGGGGCCTGGTCTTCTTCCCTGCTCTGCTCCTCCTGGGCGCCTCCCTGGCGCTGCGTCAGCCGATCTACTACGCGGGCTCCTACAACGTCCACTTCGCCCTCTTCATCTCCTACGCCCTGCTTTTCCCGAACGGGCCCGTCTTCTTCGGCCTGGCGGCAAAGTGGGTCGCCCTCATCACCTTCTCCCTCATCGCCCTCATCGACGTGGCCGACCACCGCTGGGTCGACCTGGCCGCCCTCTCCGCGGGCGTCGGCGCGGCGGCCTTCGCCATCAAGGTCCCCTTCGTCAGCGAAATCCTGGAATGGTTCCGCCTGCGCCGCGACCGCCGCGCCTTCGCCGCGCAGCAAAAAAAGCAGGCGGAACAAAAGCTCCTGGAAGACCGCCGCCACCAGTCGATCGACCCGATCTTGGAAAAGATTTCCCGGCACGGCATCCAAAGCCTGACGCGGGAAGAGCGGCTGGTGCTGGAGCGCGCCCGGCTGGAACTGATCAAGCGGGACGCCAAGCGCTAG
- a CDS encoding phytoene desaturase, with translation MSRAVVIGSGFGGLAAAIRLQARGYRVTLLEMRDQPGGRAAVYRQDGFTFDAGPTILTAPFLVDELFALAGKKIADRLSIVPCDPFYRIVFPDGRHFDYSGDPARIEAEIARFEPRDVAGYRAFVRRAEAIFRRAFVDLADQPFTTFGDMARVAPDLVRLRSFETVHALVARHIRHPYLRQVFSFHPLLVGGNPFRVTSIYAMIHFLERKWGVHFVMGGTGALVAELVRLFEEMGGVLRLGARVEEILVENGRAAGVRLAGGERLPAEIVVSNADVANTYRKLLPAVSRRRWTNRKLEKMRYSMGLFVLYFGTDRTYPDLAHHTIVLTRRYRELLEDIFEKKILADDFSLYLHAPTRTDPSLAPPGHEAFYVLSPVPHLGGNVDWREKAEPYAEAILASLETLCPDLRRHVVTRRIVTPLDFEKDWDAYLGSAFQFEPVLTQSAWFRPQNVSREVPGLYFAGAGTHPGAGVPGVLSSAKLLDRVIPPPASAPLI, from the coding sequence ATGAGCCGGGCGGTCGTGATCGGGTCGGGCTTCGGCGGGCTGGCCGCCGCCATCCGGCTCCAGGCGCGGGGCTACCGCGTCACCCTCCTGGAAATGCGGGACCAGCCGGGCGGCCGCGCCGCCGTCTACCGGCAGGACGGCTTCACCTTCGACGCCGGGCCCACGATCCTCACCGCCCCCTTCCTGGTCGACGAGCTCTTCGCCCTGGCCGGGAAGAAAATAGCCGACCGCCTGTCCATCGTCCCCTGCGACCCGTTCTACCGGATCGTCTTTCCCGACGGCCGCCACTTCGACTACTCCGGGGACCCGGCCCGGATCGAGGCGGAGATCGCCCGCTTCGAGCCGCGCGACGTGGCGGGCTACCGCGCCTTCGTCCGCCGGGCGGAGGCGATCTTCCGGCGCGCCTTCGTCGACCTGGCCGACCAGCCCTTCACCACCTTCGGCGACATGGCGCGCGTCGCCCCCGACCTGGTGCGCCTCCGCTCCTTCGAGACGGTCCACGCCCTCGTCGCCCGGCACATCCGGCATCCCTACCTGCGGCAGGTCTTCAGCTTCCATCCCCTCCTGGTCGGCGGGAACCCCTTCCGCGTCACCTCCATCTACGCGATGATCCATTTCCTGGAACGGAAGTGGGGCGTCCACTTCGTCATGGGCGGAACCGGCGCGCTGGTGGCGGAGCTGGTCCGGCTCTTCGAGGAAATGGGCGGCGTCCTGCGGCTGGGCGCGCGCGTGGAGGAGATCCTGGTGGAAAACGGCCGCGCCGCGGGCGTCCGCCTGGCGGGCGGGGAGCGGCTCCCCGCGGAAATCGTCGTCTCCAACGCCGACGTGGCGAACACCTACCGCAAGCTCCTTCCCGCCGTCTCCCGCCGCCGCTGGACCAACCGGAAGCTGGAAAAGATGCGCTACTCCATGGGCCTCTTCGTCCTCTACTTCGGCACCGACCGGACCTACCCGGACCTGGCCCACCACACCATCGTGCTGACCCGGCGCTACCGGGAGCTATTGGAAGACATCTTCGAAAAGAAGATCCTGGCCGACGACTTTTCCCTCTACCTCCACGCGCCGACGCGGACCGACCCCTCCCTGGCCCCGCCGGGGCACGAGGCCTTCTACGTCCTCTCCCCCGTCCCCCACCTGGGCGGCAACGTCGACTGGCGGGAAAAGGCGGAGCCCTACGCGGAGGCGATCCTGGCCTCCCTGGAAACGCTCTGCCCGGACCTGCGCCGCCACGTGGTGACGCGGCGGATCGTCACGCCGCTCGACTTTGAAAAGGATTGGGACGCCTACCTGGGCTCCGCCTTCCAGTTCGAGCCGGTATTGACGCAAAGCGCCTGGTTCCGGCCGCAGAACGTCAGCCGGGAAGTGCCCGGCCTCTACTTCGCGGGCGCGGGGACCCACCCCGGCGCGGGCGTGCCGGGGGTCCTCTCCAGCGCCAAGCTGCTGGACCGCGTTATCCCGCCGCCGGCGTCGGCGCCTCTAATTTGA
- a CDS encoding chemotaxis response regulator protein-glutamate methylesterase: MKVRVLVVDDSALTRRMVAEVLEKDPEIEVVGAAADAYEAREKIVSLRPDVLTLDLEMPKMDGLTFLKALMEHQPMPVVVLSSFTKGGSQHALQALQLGAVDALGKPGDPAALAEMAPQLARAVRDAALVHVENLLPHPDRPRIAAPAAEPAAFDPRQVVLLGASTGGTEALREILTRLPRRMPGLCVVQHIPGGFSRSFAERLNGLCDLDVREAADGDWVEPGVALLAPGGWHMELRREEERHRVRLTQADPVWYQRPAVDVLFHSAAACGAAPHAVAALLTGMGRDGADGLLALRKAGARTFAQDEASCVVFGMPKAALDLGAAEEAVSLDAFPARLFEAVHRSSPLS; this comes from the coding sequence GTGAAAGTCCGCGTCCTGGTCGTCGACGACTCCGCCCTGACCCGCCGCATGGTGGCGGAGGTGCTGGAAAAGGACCCGGAGATCGAGGTCGTAGGCGCCGCCGCCGACGCCTACGAGGCGCGGGAAAAGATCGTCTCCCTGCGGCCCGACGTCCTCACCCTCGACCTGGAAATGCCGAAGATGGACGGCCTCACCTTCCTCAAGGCGCTCATGGAACACCAGCCGATGCCGGTCGTCGTCCTAAGCTCCTTCACGAAGGGGGGCTCCCAGCACGCCCTCCAGGCCCTCCAGCTCGGCGCGGTCGACGCCCTGGGCAAGCCGGGCGATCCCGCCGCCCTGGCGGAGATGGCCCCCCAGCTGGCCCGCGCCGTCCGGGACGCCGCCCTCGTCCACGTCGAAAACCTCCTGCCCCACCCCGACCGCCCCCGCATCGCCGCCCCGGCGGCGGAACCGGCGGCCTTCGACCCGCGGCAGGTCGTCCTCCTGGGCGCCTCCACCGGCGGCACGGAGGCGCTGCGGGAGATCCTCACCCGGCTGCCCCGCCGGATGCCGGGCCTCTGCGTCGTCCAGCACATCCCGGGCGGCTTCAGCCGCTCCTTCGCCGAGCGGCTCAACGGCCTCTGCGACCTCGACGTCCGCGAGGCGGCCGACGGGGACTGGGTCGAGCCCGGCGTGGCCCTTCTGGCCCCCGGCGGCTGGCACATGGAACTGCGCCGGGAAGAGGAGCGCCACCGCGTCCGCCTGACCCAGGCCGATCCGGTCTGGTACCAGCGCCCCGCCGTCGACGTCCTCTTCCACTCCGCCGCCGCCTGCGGCGCCGCGCCCCACGCCGTGGCGGCGCTCCTCACCGGCATGGGCCGGGACGGGGCGGACGGCCTCCTGGCCCTGCGGAAGGCGGGCGCCCGCACCTTCGCCCAGGACGAGGCCTCCTGCGTCGTCTTCGGCATGCCGAAGGCGGCCCTCGACCTCGGCGCGGCGGAGGAGGCCGTCTCCCTCGACGCCTTCCCCGCCCGCCTCTTCGAGGCCGTCCACCGCTCCTCCCCGCTTTCATGA
- a CDS encoding protein-glutamate O-methyltransferase CheR yields MSFQLTDQEYETVRRLVYEYSRIDLGEKRRELVAARLGKRLKATGLPDYASYCAFLTSPQGAQELTHLVDAISTNHTFFFRELKHFEFLRETILPAYVQNAAREGLPPVFRTWSAGCASGEEPYSIAIFLDLFFRSHPQWSWQVEATDISTRILGQALQGIYPADRLREVQPDWLPAYFQKGIGSREGQFRVKESVRRHVLFQHLNLLQGPPPFPGGLPLIWCRNVMIYFDQATQQQLLEKLSDLLMPGGYLFIGHSESLAGVRHNLRPVRPAIYRKA; encoded by the coding sequence GTGTCCTTCCAGCTTACCGACCAGGAATACGAAACCGTCCGACGGCTGGTCTATGAATACAGCCGGATCGACCTGGGAGAGAAGCGCCGCGAGTTGGTCGCCGCCCGCCTGGGCAAGCGGCTAAAGGCCACCGGCCTGCCCGATTACGCCTCCTACTGCGCCTTCCTCACCTCCCCCCAGGGCGCGCAGGAGCTGACCCACCTGGTCGACGCCATCTCCACCAACCACACCTTCTTCTTCCGGGAGCTGAAGCACTTCGAGTTCCTGCGGGAGACGATCCTCCCCGCCTACGTCCAAAACGCCGCGCGGGAGGGCCTGCCTCCCGTCTTCCGCACCTGGAGCGCGGGCTGCGCCTCCGGGGAGGAGCCCTACTCCATCGCCATCTTCCTCGACCTCTTCTTCCGCAGCCACCCCCAATGGAGCTGGCAGGTGGAGGCGACCGACATCTCCACCCGCATCCTCGGCCAGGCCCTTCAGGGCATCTACCCCGCCGACCGCCTGCGGGAAGTCCAGCCGGATTGGCTCCCCGCCTATTTTCAAAAAGGAATCGGCAGCCGGGAGGGGCAATTCCGCGTGAAGGAATCTGTCCGCCGCCACGTCCTCTTCCAGCACCTAAACCTCCTGCAGGGCCCGCCTCCCTTCCCCGGCGGCCTGCCCCTCATCTGGTGCCGGAACGTGATGATCTACTTCGACCAGGCCACGCAGCAGCAGCTCCTGGAAAAGCTCTCCGACCTCCTCATGCCGGGCGGCTACCTCTTCATCGGCCACTCGGAAAGCCTGGCCGGCGTCCGGCACAACCTGCGGCCCGTCCGGCCCGCCATCTACCGGAAGGCCTAA